The following are from one region of the Knoellia sp. p5-6-4 genome:
- a CDS encoding phosphoglycerate kinase produces MKTIADLGDLRGRRVLVRSDLNVPLDGQTITDDGRIRASAPTIQALCEAGARVIVCAHLGRPKGTPEPKYSLAPVAKRLGEVLGREVRFAEDTVGDSAKAAVEASGDGDVVLLENLRFNAGETSKDEAERGAFADELASLADVFVSDGFGVVHRKQASVYDVARRLPHAVGGLVETEVGVLQRLTKDPERPYAVVLGGAKVSDKLGVIDNLLQTADRLLIGGGMVFTFLKAQGYEVGKSLLEADQVEVVKGYLDQAHERGVEIVLPVDIVAATEFSADADPQVVPAGAIPADRMGLDIGPESGFLFAEKLKHCRTVFWNGPMGAFEMDPYAEGTAAVAEALVELTRKGALTVVGGGDSAAAVRQLGFDDDQFGHISTGGGASLEYLEGKELPGLTVLDED; encoded by the coding sequence GTGAAGACGATCGCTGACCTGGGCGACCTCCGCGGCAGGCGGGTGCTCGTCCGGTCCGACCTCAACGTGCCGCTCGACGGCCAGACCATCACCGACGACGGCCGCATCCGCGCGTCGGCGCCGACCATCCAGGCCCTCTGCGAGGCGGGCGCACGCGTCATCGTGTGCGCCCACCTCGGCCGCCCGAAGGGCACGCCAGAGCCGAAGTACTCGCTCGCTCCGGTGGCGAAGCGGCTCGGCGAGGTGCTCGGCCGCGAGGTCCGGTTCGCCGAGGACACCGTGGGCGACTCCGCCAAGGCGGCCGTCGAGGCCTCCGGTGACGGCGACGTGGTGCTGCTGGAGAACCTGCGCTTCAACGCAGGGGAGACTTCCAAGGACGAGGCCGAGCGTGGCGCCTTCGCCGACGAGCTCGCCTCTCTCGCAGACGTCTTCGTCTCCGACGGCTTCGGCGTCGTCCACCGCAAGCAGGCCTCGGTCTACGACGTGGCGCGGCGACTGCCGCACGCCGTGGGTGGACTGGTGGAGACCGAGGTCGGTGTGCTGCAGCGCCTCACCAAGGACCCGGAGCGTCCGTATGCCGTGGTGCTGGGTGGCGCGAAGGTGTCCGACAAGCTCGGTGTCATCGACAACCTGCTCCAGACCGCCGACCGCCTCCTCATCGGTGGCGGCATGGTCTTCACCTTCCTGAAGGCCCAGGGCTACGAGGTGGGCAAGAGCCTGCTGGAGGCCGACCAGGTCGAGGTGGTCAAGGGCTACCTCGACCAGGCCCACGAGCGGGGCGTCGAGATCGTCCTGCCGGTCGACATCGTCGCGGCCACCGAGTTCTCGGCCGACGCCGACCCGCAGGTGGTGCCCGCAGGCGCCATCCCCGCCGACCGGATGGGCCTGGACATCGGACCGGAGTCCGGGTTCCTGTTCGCCGAGAAGCTCAAGCACTGCAGGACGGTCTTCTGGAACGGCCCGATGGGCGCGTTCGAGATGGACCCGTATGCCGAGGGCACGGCGGCCGTGGCGGAGGCCCTCGTCGAGCTGACCCGGAAGGGCGCCCTCACCGTGGTGGGCGGCGGCGACTCGGCTGCCGCCGTGCGCCAGCTCGGCTTCGACGACGACCAGTTCGGCCACATCTCGACCGGTGGCGGCGCCAGCCTGGAGTACCTCGAGGGCAAGGAGCTGCCCGGCCTGACCGTCCTCGACGAGGACTGA
- the tpiA gene encoding triose-phosphate isomerase, which produces MAATPAGRTPLMAGNWKMNLDHLQATHLVQKLDWTLRDGKHDFAAVEVAVLPPFTDLRSVQTLIDGDRLQLKHGAQDLSMHDSGAYTGEVSGAFLARLGCTYVVVGHSERREYHHETDEVVNAKLKAAYRHGLTPIFCVGEGLEVRQAGEHVAHVLAQVEAGLKDVTAEQARTMVVAYEPVWAIGTGEVATPQDAQEVCSAIRTKLAELYSGDLADGVRVLYGGSVKAANVAAIMAEEDVDGALVGGASIVAEEFASICRYRDHMKTS; this is translated from the coding sequence ATGGCTGCCACCCCGGCAGGACGCACGCCCCTCATGGCGGGCAACTGGAAGATGAACCTCGACCACCTGCAGGCCACCCACCTGGTGCAGAAGCTGGACTGGACCCTGCGGGACGGCAAGCACGACTTCGCTGCCGTCGAGGTGGCCGTGCTGCCGCCGTTCACGGACCTGCGCAGCGTGCAGACGCTCATCGACGGTGACCGGCTGCAGCTCAAGCACGGGGCGCAGGACCTGAGCATGCACGACAGCGGCGCGTACACCGGCGAGGTGTCGGGCGCGTTCCTCGCCAGGCTCGGGTGCACCTACGTCGTCGTCGGCCACAGCGAGCGGCGCGAGTACCACCACGAGACCGACGAGGTCGTGAACGCCAAGCTCAAGGCGGCGTACCGCCACGGGCTCACCCCGATCTTCTGCGTCGGCGAGGGGCTCGAGGTGCGGCAGGCCGGTGAGCACGTGGCCCACGTGCTGGCGCAGGTCGAGGCCGGCCTGAAGGACGTCACGGCCGAGCAGGCCAGGACGATGGTCGTCGCCTACGAGCCGGTGTGGGCCATCGGCACCGGCGAGGTCGCCACGCCGCAGGACGCCCAGGAGGTGTGCTCGGCCATCCGCACCAAGCTCGCCGAGCTCTACTCCGGCGACCTGGCCGACGGCGTGCGGGTGCTGTACGGCGGTTCGGTCAAGGCCGCCAACGTCGCGGCGATCATGGCCGAGGAGGATGTGGACGGCGCTCTCGTCGGCGGTGCGTCCATCGTCGCGGAGGAGTTCGCCTCGATCTGCCGCTACCGCGACCACATGAAGACCTCCTGA
- the rapZ gene encoding RNase adapter RapZ codes for MPEAEAEPAQPSPTPLELVIVTGMSGAGRSTAANVLEDSGWYVVDNLPPHLLVPLTELASTSERTTPITRIAAVVDVRARGFFTHLQESLAELRERGWQPNLVFLDASDEALVRRFESVRRPHPLQGEGRLLDGIVRERDLLQDLRADAQVVVDTSGLNVHQLAKKMTQVFAEPGGPKVRIALMSFGFKYGLPLDADFVFDMRFLPNPFWIPELRNFSGKDTPVAEFVMAQDGAPEFIDRVVELMRPVTAGYIREGRRYVTIGIGCTGGKHRSVAMSEALAVALGSPDVATFVVHRDLGQE; via the coding sequence GTGCCTGAGGCAGAGGCCGAGCCCGCGCAGCCCAGCCCGACACCCCTCGAGCTCGTCATCGTCACGGGGATGAGCGGGGCCGGGCGCAGCACCGCCGCCAACGTGCTCGAGGACTCCGGCTGGTACGTCGTGGACAACCTGCCGCCGCACCTGCTCGTGCCGCTGACCGAGCTGGCGTCGACGTCCGAGCGCACCACGCCCATCACGCGCATCGCGGCGGTCGTGGACGTGCGCGCGCGGGGGTTCTTCACCCACCTGCAGGAGTCGCTGGCCGAGCTGCGCGAGCGCGGGTGGCAGCCCAACCTCGTCTTCCTCGACGCGAGCGACGAGGCCCTGGTCCGGCGCTTCGAGAGCGTGCGACGGCCACACCCGCTCCAGGGCGAGGGCCGGCTGCTCGACGGCATCGTGCGCGAGCGAGACCTGCTGCAGGACCTGCGGGCCGACGCCCAGGTGGTCGTCGACACCTCGGGCCTCAACGTGCACCAGCTGGCCAAGAAGATGACCCAGGTCTTCGCGGAGCCCGGCGGGCCCAAGGTGCGGATCGCCCTCATGTCGTTCGGTTTCAAGTACGGACTGCCGCTCGATGCCGACTTCGTCTTCGACATGCGCTTCCTGCCGAACCCCTTCTGGATCCCGGAGCTGCGCAACTTCAGCGGCAAGGACACCCCGGTCGCGGAGTTCGTCATGGCCCAGGACGGCGCCCCGGAGTTCATCGACCGCGTGGTGGAGCTCATGCGACCGGTCACGGCCGGCTACATCCGCGAGGGGCGCCGCTACGTCACCATCGGCATCGGCTGCACGGGCGGCAAGCACCGCTCGGTCGCGATGTCCGAGGCGCTGGCCGTGGCACTGGGTTCCCCGGACGTCGCGACGTTCGTGGTGCACCGCGACCTGGGGCAGGAGTGA
- the opcA gene encoding glucose-6-phosphate dehydrogenase assembly protein OpcA translates to MIVDLPSTTTKEISKKLVRLRQDVGAMALSRVLTLVLVVDERHAEDAIQVANDASHQHPCRIIAVVTGNKRGASRLDAQIRVGGDAGASEVVVLRLYGPLTRHGRSVVIPLLLPDSPVVALWPTAAPRRISEDAIGAMAQRRITDAAAARNPRAEMKHRAETYAPGDTDLAWTRITLWRGLLAAALDQPPYEPVLSATVTGGSDSPSADLLAAWLAQYLKCPVRRTRSRAGTGIVSVRLERRAGNIDLVRPEGDTATLIQPGQPDRTISLPHRSDAECLADELRRLDPDEVYQEVMTRGMPQLAAPSKGKTASEAVADGEAPSVVEAERTLRRLRRGARIESRSAMVEAAPEPEARADTATVKKAAARRLARAKAGTDSDAAHGDESGAGADPGSDAGSTAGAAS, encoded by the coding sequence GTGATCGTCGACCTGCCCAGCACCACGACCAAGGAGATCAGCAAGAAGCTGGTGCGGCTGCGCCAGGACGTCGGCGCGATGGCCCTGAGCCGGGTGCTGACGCTCGTGCTGGTCGTCGACGAGCGGCACGCCGAGGACGCCATCCAGGTCGCCAACGACGCCAGCCACCAGCACCCGTGCCGCATCATCGCCGTCGTGACCGGCAACAAGCGGGGCGCCTCACGCCTCGACGCCCAGATCCGGGTCGGCGGCGACGCCGGCGCGAGCGAGGTCGTGGTCCTGCGCCTCTACGGTCCGCTGACCCGCCACGGGCGCAGCGTGGTGATCCCGCTCCTGCTGCCCGACTCCCCCGTGGTCGCGTTGTGGCCCACCGCGGCCCCTCGACGGATCTCGGAGGACGCCATCGGCGCGATGGCCCAGCGCCGCATCACCGACGCCGCCGCGGCCAGGAACCCCCGGGCCGAGATGAAGCACCGGGCCGAGACCTACGCGCCGGGCGACACCGACCTGGCCTGGACCCGGATCACCCTGTGGCGGGGCCTGCTCGCCGCCGCCCTCGACCAGCCGCCCTACGAGCCGGTGCTCTCCGCCACGGTGACCGGCGGCTCGGACTCCCCGTCGGCGGACCTGCTGGCGGCGTGGCTCGCGCAGTACCTCAAGTGCCCGGTCCGGCGCACCCGGTCCCGGGCGGGCACCGGCATCGTCAGCGTCCGGCTCGAGCGCCGCGCCGGCAACATCGACCTCGTGCGGCCCGAGGGCGACACGGCGACGTTGATCCAGCCCGGGCAGCCGGACCGCACCATCTCGCTGCCGCACCGCAGCGACGCCGAGTGCCTGGCCGACGAGCTGCGCAGGCTCGACCCGGACGAGGTCTACCAGGAGGTCATGACCCGGGGCATGCCGCAGCTGGCCGCGCCCTCCAAGGGCAAGACCGCCAGCGAGGCGGTGGCCGACGGCGAGGCGCCCTCCGTGGTCGAGGCCGAGCGAACCCTGCGCCGGCTGCGCCGCGGTGCCCGCATCGAGAGCCGCAGCGCCATGGTGGAGGCGGCGCCCGAGCCAGAGGCACGCGCTGACACCGCAACCGTCAAGAAGGCTGCGGCCCGCAGGCTGGCCAGGGCCAAGGCAGGCACCGACTCCGACGCCGCACACGGCGACGAGTCCGGTGCCGGCGCCGATCCCGGCAGCGACGCCGGCAGCACGGCAGGGGCGGCGTCGTGA
- the yvcK gene encoding uridine diphosphate-N-acetylglucosamine-binding protein YvcK: MSGPAVVALGGGHGLSASLSALKLVSDDITAVVTVADNGGSSGRLREEFDVLPPGDLRMALSALCEDSEWGHTWRDVLQHRFRGDGPVGGHALGNLLIVALWEVNRDPVAGLDLVGRLLNARGRVLPMAAVPLEITAVVQGHEAALPDEVTTVRGQVAVASTAGRVRSIALEPADPPAPPATVQAVRDADWVILGPGSWFTSVMPHLMVPALRAALHDTSARRLLTLNVEHSGETAGFSAANHLETLADHAPRLRLDVVLADPGAVDDEAALRRAAARLGADVVVAPVAKRRHPGHHDSLRLAAAYRDILGA, translated from the coding sequence GTGAGCGGCCCGGCGGTCGTTGCGCTCGGCGGCGGGCACGGGCTCTCAGCGTCGTTGTCGGCGCTGAAGCTGGTGAGCGACGACATCACCGCCGTGGTCACGGTGGCGGACAACGGCGGGTCGAGCGGGCGGCTGCGCGAGGAGTTCGACGTGCTCCCGCCGGGCGACCTGCGGATGGCCCTGAGCGCCCTGTGCGAGGACTCGGAGTGGGGCCACACCTGGCGCGACGTGCTGCAGCACCGTTTCCGCGGCGACGGCCCGGTCGGGGGCCATGCCCTCGGGAACCTCCTGATCGTCGCCCTCTGGGAGGTCAACCGCGACCCCGTGGCGGGCCTGGACCTGGTCGGCCGGCTGCTCAACGCGCGCGGGCGCGTGCTGCCGATGGCGGCGGTGCCGCTCGAGATCACCGCAGTGGTGCAGGGCCACGAGGCGGCGCTGCCCGACGAGGTCACGACCGTGCGGGGACAGGTCGCCGTCGCCAGCACCGCGGGAAGGGTGCGCAGCATCGCGCTTGAGCCCGCCGACCCGCCGGCACCGCCGGCGACGGTGCAGGCCGTGCGCGACGCCGACTGGGTCATCCTGGGCCCCGGCTCGTGGTTCACGTCGGTGATGCCGCACCTGATGGTGCCCGCGCTGCGCGCGGCACTGCACGACACCAGTGCCCGCCGGCTGCTCACGCTCAACGTGGAGCACTCGGGGGAGACGGCCGGCTTCTCCGCGGCCAACCACCTCGAGACGCTGGCCGACCACGCGCCGAGGCTGCGCCTCGACGTGGTGCTCGCGGACCCGGGAGCGGTCGACGACGAAGCCGCCCTGCGCAGGGCGGCCGCGCGGCTCGGGGCCGACGTCGTCGTGGCGCCGGTGGCCAAGCGGCGCCACCCGGGGCACCACGACTCACTCCGCCTGGCGGCGGCGTACCGTGACATCCTCGGTGCCTGA
- a CDS encoding RNA polymerase-binding protein RbpA, with product MAGGNAIRGSRVGAGPMGEAERGDAAPRVFVSYWCANGHQTRPSFAEEPGLSIPETWDCPRCGFPAGQDEANPPAPPRVEPYKTHLAYVKERRSDADGKAILEEALATLRERKLIQ from the coding sequence ATGGCAGGTGGCAACGCAATCCGCGGCAGCCGAGTCGGCGCCGGACCCATGGGGGAGGCCGAGCGCGGCGACGCCGCTCCCCGCGTCTTCGTCTCCTACTGGTGCGCCAACGGCCACCAGACCCGCCCGAGCTTCGCCGAGGAGCCGGGTCTGAGCATCCCCGAGACGTGGGACTGCCCGCGCTGCGGCTTCCCAGCGGGCCAGGACGAGGCGAACCCGCCGGCCCCGCCGCGGGTCGAGCCCTACAAGACGCACCTGGCCTACGTGAAGGAGCGCCGCTCCGACGCCGACGGCAAGGCGATCCTCGAGGAGGCCCTGGCCACGCTGCGTGAGCGCAAGCTCATCCAGTAG
- the secG gene encoding preprotein translocase subunit SecG → MEAVKIGLQVLLVIGGLFLTLLILLHKGKGGGLSDMFGGGMSTSLGSSSVAERNLDRFTVAVAVVWFACIVGLGLIERFSA, encoded by the coding sequence GTGGAAGCCGTAAAGATTGGCCTGCAGGTGCTGCTGGTCATTGGGGGCCTGTTCCTGACCCTCCTGATCCTCCTGCACAAGGGCAAGGGCGGCGGCCTGTCGGACATGTTCGGTGGCGGCATGTCGACCTCGCTGGGCTCCTCCTCCGTGGCCGAGCGCAACCTCGACCGCTTCACGGTGGCCGTGGCGGTCGTGTGGTTCGCCTGCATCGTGGGCCTCGGGCTCATCGAGCGCTTCTCCGCCTGA
- the gap gene encoding type I glyceraldehyde-3-phosphate dehydrogenase yields the protein MTVRVGINGFGRIGRNFFRAVQASGADIEIVAVNDLTDNATLAHLLKYDSILGRLAGDVTSSETEISVNGKSFKAFAERDPSNLKWGELGADVVIESTGFFTDATKAKVHVDNGAKKVIISAPAKNEDVTVVMGVNDNAYDAEKHTIISNASCTTNCLAPMAKVLHDEFGIVKGLMTTIHAYTGDQNLHDGPHKDLRRARAAALNIVPTSTGAAKAIGLVMPELKGKLDGYALRVPTPTGSATDLTFEAGRETTVEEVNAAVKAAAEGPLKGILVYTEDPIVSKDIETDPASCIFDAGLTKVIGNQVKVVGWYDNEWGYSNRLIDLTLLVGQSL from the coding sequence GTGACTGTTCGCGTAGGGATCAATGGCTTTGGCCGCATCGGCCGCAACTTCTTCCGGGCCGTGCAGGCGTCGGGTGCCGACATCGAGATCGTGGCGGTGAACGACCTCACCGACAACGCGACCCTGGCGCACCTGCTCAAGTACGACTCGATCCTCGGCCGCCTCGCCGGCGACGTGACCTCCTCCGAGACCGAGATCTCCGTGAACGGCAAGTCGTTCAAGGCCTTCGCCGAGCGGGACCCCAGCAACCTCAAGTGGGGCGAGCTCGGCGCCGACGTCGTCATCGAGTCGACCGGCTTCTTCACCGACGCCACCAAGGCCAAGGTGCACGTCGACAACGGCGCCAAGAAGGTCATCATCTCCGCGCCCGCGAAGAACGAGGACGTCACCGTCGTCATGGGCGTCAACGACAACGCCTACGACGCGGAGAAGCACACGATCATCTCCAACGCGTCGTGCACGACGAACTGCCTGGCGCCGATGGCCAAGGTCCTCCACGACGAGTTCGGCATCGTCAAGGGCCTGATGACCACCATCCACGCCTACACCGGCGACCAGAACCTGCACGACGGCCCGCACAAGGACCTGCGCCGCGCCCGCGCCGCCGCTCTCAACATCGTGCCGACCTCCACCGGTGCCGCCAAGGCGATCGGCCTGGTCATGCCGGAGCTCAAGGGCAAGCTCGACGGCTACGCCCTGCGCGTGCCGACCCCGACCGGCTCCGCGACCGACCTCACCTTCGAGGCCGGTCGCGAGACCACCGTCGAGGAGGTCAACGCCGCGGTGAAGGCTGCCGCCGAGGGTCCGCTCAAGGGCATCCTCGTCTACACCGAGGACCCGATCGTCTCCAAGGACATCGAGACCGACCCGGCCTCGTGCATCTTCGACGCCGGCCTCACCAAGGTCATCGGCAACCAGGTCAAGGTCGTCGGCTGGTACGACAACGAGTGGGGCTACTCCAACCGCCTCATCGACCTGACGCTGCTCGTCGGCCAGTCCCTCTGA
- a CDS encoding DUF559 domain-containing protein, which translates to MAGVVACDHGLREGLFDLEGLAAAAAAVRGWPRSGRVRAMLPLVDARSESVGESRLRVHLQLAGVSLVPQVVIFDDDGDFVARVDFLVEGSKVVVEFDGKVKYQDGDGDTLFQEKRREDRLRRLGYTVIRVTWADLLRPERIVAWIRQATSAA; encoded by the coding sequence GTGGCCGGAGTCGTCGCGTGCGACCACGGGCTCCGTGAAGGCCTGTTCGACCTGGAGGGGCTGGCCGCTGCGGCAGCCGCCGTGCGCGGATGGCCGCGGTCCGGACGCGTGCGAGCGATGCTGCCGCTGGTGGACGCGCGGTCCGAGTCGGTTGGTGAGTCCCGTCTGCGGGTACACCTGCAGCTGGCGGGGGTGTCGCTGGTCCCTCAGGTCGTGATCTTCGACGACGACGGAGACTTCGTCGCCCGGGTCGACTTCCTGGTCGAGGGCTCGAAGGTGGTGGTGGAGTTCGACGGCAAGGTCAAGTACCAGGACGGCGACGGCGACACGCTGTTCCAGGAGAAGCGACGGGAGGACCGCCTGCGTCGACTGGGCTACACGGTCATCCGCGTCACGTGGGCCGATCTGCTGCGACCGGAGCGCATCGTTGCGTGGATCCGGCAGGCGACCTCGGCCGCCTGA
- the pgl gene encoding 6-phosphogluconolactonase translates to MSRPPLVVVHRDKQLLADAAAARLVTAIVDAQASRGEADIVLTGGSMGSAILASLGASPACDAIDWSRVNLWWGDERYLPAGDPERNETQARAALLDEVGLEPARVHAMPASDGPEGARVEDAARRYAAELASEAELGEDVPRFDVVMLGVGPDAHVASLFPEHPALHEQEATVVAVHGSPKPPPTRISLTFRALCAARDVWFLVSGDDKAKAVGLALSGAGPRQAPAAGVSGTRSTTWLIDRAAATHVPRALVRISSP, encoded by the coding sequence GTGAGCCGCCCGCCCCTGGTCGTCGTCCACCGCGACAAGCAGCTGCTCGCCGACGCGGCGGCCGCCCGGCTGGTGACGGCCATCGTCGACGCCCAGGCGTCGCGCGGCGAGGCCGACATCGTGCTCACCGGTGGCTCGATGGGCTCGGCGATCCTCGCCTCGCTCGGGGCGAGCCCCGCGTGCGACGCGATCGACTGGTCCCGCGTGAACCTCTGGTGGGGTGACGAGCGCTACCTGCCCGCCGGCGACCCCGAGCGCAACGAGACCCAGGCGCGCGCGGCGCTGCTCGACGAGGTCGGGCTCGAGCCCGCGCGCGTTCATGCGATGCCCGCCTCCGACGGCCCCGAGGGTGCCCGCGTCGAGGACGCGGCCCGACGGTATGCCGCCGAGCTGGCCTCCGAGGCGGAGCTCGGTGAGGACGTGCCCCGCTTCGACGTGGTCATGCTGGGCGTGGGGCCGGACGCGCACGTCGCCTCGCTCTTCCCGGAGCACCCGGCGCTGCACGAGCAGGAGGCGACCGTCGTGGCGGTGCACGGCTCGCCGAAGCCTCCGCCCACGCGGATCTCGTTGACCTTCCGCGCCCTGTGCGCGGCGCGCGACGTGTGGTTCCTCGTCTCCGGTGACGACAAGGCGAAGGCGGTGGGCCTGGCGCTCTCCGGGGCGGGTCCGCGCCAGGCGCCGGCCGCCGGGGTGAGCGGCACCCGGTCCACCACGTGGCTCATCGACCGAGCCGCGGCCACCCACGTGCCACGGGCGTTGGTGCGGATCAGCTCCCCCTGA
- the whiA gene encoding DNA-binding protein WhiA — translation MAMTAKVKDELSRLEVTKPCCRKAEVASTLRFAGGLHIVGGRIVVEAELDTANAARRLRRDVTELYGHSTEVLVMAAGGLRKTSRYVVRVVQDGEALARQTGLIDVRGRPVRGLPPKVVSAAACDAEAAWRGAFLAHGSLTEPGRSSALEVTCPGPEAALALVGAARRLGIQAKAREVRGVDRVVIRDGDAIGAMLTRLGAHDAVLAWEERRMRREVRATANRLANFDDANLRRSARAAVAAGARVQRALEILGEEVPDHLREAGSLRLEHKQASLEELGQLAQPPMTKDAVAGRIRRLLAMADKRAQDLGIPGTEANLTADMLDA, via the coding sequence ATGGCGATGACCGCGAAGGTGAAGGACGAGCTGAGCAGGCTCGAGGTGACCAAGCCGTGCTGCCGCAAGGCGGAGGTCGCGTCCACCCTGCGTTTCGCGGGCGGCCTGCACATCGTGGGCGGCCGGATCGTCGTCGAGGCCGAGCTCGACACGGCGAACGCCGCGCGCCGGCTGCGCCGCGACGTCACCGAGCTCTACGGGCACTCCACCGAGGTGCTGGTGATGGCTGCCGGTGGTCTGCGCAAGACCAGCCGCTACGTCGTGCGGGTGGTGCAGGACGGCGAGGCACTGGCCCGCCAGACCGGGCTCATCGACGTGCGCGGGCGACCGGTGCGGGGCCTGCCGCCCAAGGTCGTGAGCGCGGCGGCGTGCGACGCCGAGGCCGCCTGGCGGGGGGCCTTCCTGGCGCACGGCTCGCTGACCGAGCCCGGGCGCTCCTCGGCACTCGAGGTGACCTGCCCCGGGCCCGAGGCCGCCCTGGCCCTCGTCGGTGCCGCCCGCCGGCTCGGCATCCAGGCCAAGGCCCGTGAGGTCCGCGGCGTCGACCGGGTCGTCATCCGCGACGGCGACGCCATCGGCGCGATGCTGACGCGGCTGGGGGCGCACGACGCGGTCCTCGCGTGGGAGGAGCGCCGGATGCGGCGCGAGGTGCGGGCGACCGCGAACCGGCTCGCCAACTTCGACGACGCCAACCTGCGCCGTTCCGCCCGTGCCGCGGTGGCCGCGGGCGCGCGCGTCCAGCGGGCGCTCGAGATCCTCGGTGAGGAGGTGCCCGACCACCTGCGCGAGGCCGGGTCGCTGCGCCTGGAGCACAAGCAGGCCAGCCTCGAGGAGCTCGGGCAGCTGGCCCAGCCCCCGATGACCAAGGACGCCGTCGCGGGCCGTATCCGCCGGCTCCTGGCGATGGCCGACAAGCGGGCGCAGGACCTCGGCATCCCGGGCACGGAGGCCAACCTCACGGCCGACATGCTGGACGCCTGA